The proteins below come from a single Stomoxys calcitrans chromosome 1, idStoCalc2.1, whole genome shotgun sequence genomic window:
- the LOC106095068 gene encoding uncharacterized protein LOC106095068, with the protein MTSAEWELRALKALEQEEQEQQKQQHQQPQHLRKDYLALSQRSLYEPAVTPPSLKKQSQKQTSPNSKSTQLFLHTALNEPQERLPAQHPNNGTVVQSNSTNYVQLQAQQLLKLPTITEHHQHQQALMRRAKSKDSGGAGSKLKFTKVLSLSAQSLTNRLGVGGGGNSGKKSKTKSTTSPGRHALASPMYTPPPTRRCNTLHHTPTVRKTFKTLQQLERQKLEGRRVGELQVTRTLHRIAGTHKTYWKYGINSTANSIVGQHQQQQQQQQLQQQHQLQQQQQLQQLQQRRQLLQGRSLTSDLESYTSDELDSEDNTARPAKILGLDEEESAASPSVLPLANDSLLDYDDSATDVGSCTVPLASDSIEMMNLMLSAAQTAVISQTSNPAPPPDITATDQLNSGLETISAAAVATGGGGGGVEAANNDMAHFPKYFTLGHRHFSSYDDDNEEEREMFSSPPDFLAGYHPPPTSMQGDEETVAYEAFHTLSRRKSFSGEKMRAHSLQRYVRPNYSDDVNEQHVDSDTGNVGNRTLSRNSRPGSSRHLSRNYMNSRSLLKASSIDVPPSASSSAIYATDFNINNANTTIITNPLIAHIKSSHSHSHSHSNSSSSANSASVTGSAVSAVSQNKPQHQQTSGGNKSLRTSQQIKQKLLTPAALFSAATSSASASTPSTFKDLNSHSLLATRSSQLQQLSPASMVCSTDDELVAYQQHLSQQFHRHHHHHHQQHQLLPADSGTQQSSLPHHHQPNHPLEPQHMGLDVCANGDLCTAGMSPLIIDDELEQHIKHCSCSCNHMGYGNSMDYQIAKDQTS; encoded by the exons ATGACTTCAGCGGAATGGGAATTGCGTGCTCTCAAGGCACTGGAGCAAGAAGAGCAAGAACAACAAAAGCAGCAGCATCAGCAGCCACAACATCTGCGAAAGGACTATTTGGCTTTGTCCCAAAGATCTTTGTATGAGCCTGCCGTTACGCCCCCCTCTTTGAAAAAGCAATCGCAGAAACAAACTTCCCCGAACTCAAAGTCAACCCAACTCTTTTTACACACAGCCCTTAATGAACCCCAAGAGCGATTACCAGCCCAACACCCGAACAACGGAACGGTTGTTCAGAGTAACAGCACCAATTATGTGCAACTGCAGGCACAACAATTGCTCAAACTGCCCACCATTACAGAgcatcatcagcatcagcagGCCCTGATGAGGAGGGCAAAGTCCAAGGACTCTGGCGGAGCCGGAAGTAAATTGAAATTCACAAAAGTTTTGTCATTGTCGGCCCAATCACTGACAAATCGTTTGGGGGTGGGAGGAGGAGGCAACAGCGGCAAGAAATCGAAAACCAAATCCACAACATCACCTGGTCGCCATGCCTTGGCCTCACCCATGTACACTCCACCCCCTACACGTCGTTGCAATACCTTGCATCACACTCCCACGGTGCGCAAGACCTTTAAGACTTTGCAACAATTGGAAAGGCAAAAGCTGGAGGGACGCAGGGTTGGAGAGTTACAGGTGACCAGAACTTTGCATCGCATAGCGGGTACGCATAAGACCTATTGGAAATATGGCATTAACTCCACAGCCAATTCCATAGTGGGacaacatcagcagcagcagcagcagcaacagttaCAACAGCAGCATCAgttacagcagcaacaacagttaCAGCAGTTACAACAAAGACGACAATTGTTGCAAGGACGCAGTCTAACTTCCGATTTGGAGTCTTACACCTCTGATGAATTGGACTCTGAGGATAACACAGCACGGCCAGCCAAAATTTTGGGCTTGGATGAGGAGGAAAGTGCTGCAAGTCCCTCGGTTTTGCCTTTAGCCAATGATTCCTTGTTGGACTATGATGACTCTGCCACCGATGTGGGCTCTTGCACGGTGCCCTTGGCTTCAGACTCCATAGAAATGATGAATCTGATGTTGTCCGCAGCCCAGACAGCTGTGATTAGCCAAACCTCAAACCCAGCCCCACCCCCTGATATAACAGCCACAGATCAGCTTAACTCCGGACTGGAAACCATCTCAGCTGCAGCAGTAGCaactggtggtggtggtggtggtgttgaggCAGCCAATaatgatatggcccatttccccaAATACTTTACTTTGGGCCATCGTCACTTTAGCAGCTACGACGATGACAATGAGGAGGAACGGGAAATGTTCTCTTCGCCGCCAGACTTTCTTGCCGGCTATCACCCACCACCCACTAGCATGCAGGGTGATGAAGAAACTGTTGCTTATGAAGCTTTTCATACACTCTCACGGCGCAAAAGCTTTTCAGGGGAAAAAATGAGAGCGCATTCGCTACAGCGCTATGTTAGGCCCAACTACAGCGACGATGTTAATGAACAGCATGTGGACAGCGACACAGGAAATGTTGGCAACAGAACTTTGTCACGTAATTCCAGACCTGGTAGCAGTCGTCATTTATCTCGTAATTATATGAATAGCAGAAGTCTGTTGAAAGCCTCCTCCATAGATGTGCCACCCTCGGCTTCCAGCTCTGCCATATATGCCACAGATTTTAATATCAACAATGCCAATACCACGATTATAACAAATCCCTTAATAGCACACATAAAAAGCTCGCATTCGCATTCTCATTCCCACTCCAACTCCTCTTCTTCCGCCAACTCAGCGTCTGTAACAGGCTCGGCTGTCTCAGCAGTTTCGCAAAATAAACCTCAACATCAACAAACATCCGGCGGCAATAAAAGTCTAAGAACGTcccaacaaataaaacaaaagctaTTAACACCGGCTGCTCTTTTCTCTGCAGCAACATCATCCGCTTCCGCCTCTACGCCGTCAACTTTCAAGGATTTAAATTCCCACAGCTTGTTGGCCACACGCTCCTCCCAGCTGCAGCAATTGTCGCCAGCCAGCATGGTCTGTTCCACTGACGATGAACTGGTGGCCTATCAACAGCATTTGAGTCAACAgtttcatcgtcatcatcatcatcatcatcaacaacatcaattGTTACCAGCAGACTCTGGCACGCAACAGTCTTCGCTTCCACATCATCATCAACCAAACCATCCTCTGGAACCACAACACATGGGCCTTGATGTGTGTGCCAATGGAGATTTGTGCACAGCAGGCATGTCCCCGCTGATCATCGATGATGAACTGGAACAGCATATCAAACATTGTTCCTGTTCCTGCAATCACATGGGCTATGGCAATTCGATGGATTATCAG ATTGCCAAGGACCAAACAAGctaa